The genomic window GCTGTAAGATTGCGACACCGAGTCTCAGTGCCACGTTCTCACCACGGTCCCCGACCCGACCCCACCGCCTGGAGAGGAGAGCCCCGCAATACAGAACAGCAGGCCAACCATCCCCTGCCCGCGCCGCTCCTCCTTTCTGGTAAAGAGGCCAGGCCGCTGCTTCCTGAACGTTTGGACCTTTTTGGCTCACAGGGCTGTGGGGAGCCCTGGCCTCTCCCGCCCACAGCGGGGCTAGCCGGAGAacccccccctaccccccactgcCTTGCTCTACCTCCTCACCTTTTCTGTAGGTGCCTGGGACACTGTCCGCTTTAGTCCGCACCATGTTCAAACGCGAGGAGATGAGAGCAATCAACCGACTCTCCAGCCGAGGGTGTTTTAACTGCGCAAGGATCCAGAAACGAATCTCCCGCCACAGTTTATATTGGTCTCTTTCCCGCGCGCTCCACGGATTCTCAGGGGAAGCGCCTCCCATTGGTTCCGCGCCGTCCCCCCACAACCAATCGCCAATGTCCAGCGATGACAGCAGCAAGGCTTGGCTCAGTCCCATCCCGTCCATCAACTTTGCAGTAGCTTGTGATTCGTGCCCGCCCCAAGTGGGAGGTGCCAAGGCGGTTTTTCGGGGTGCCCCAAGAGTCAGTGCTAAGATTCTGAGTTGGGAAATAGGTGTGCTTGGAACAAAAGACCCAGGAAAAACAGCgaatttcatttcttcaaaagtTTCTACAGGGTGAAATCCATCGTAACTGACTCCAGGAAGAGAAATCTGAAATGAAgcggattttttaaaaatgcaaatcaaaataaagaacttaaaaataaaatcttcagacCAACCTTTTCTTCAGGGCCGATAACAAACCAATTATATGAAATGTTTCAAAAAGAAGGTATTTACAAGGCTTTTCTACGTTTTTAGTTAGTATGGTGTTTAACTAAAGAAAAAACTGAGtaaattgtacacacacacacacacacacacacacacacacacacacaggaacaaaTTAATGATAGGTCTTCCCGAGATCTATGTGGTCTCTGAGTTCCCTAAAAATATGCCAAATGTGCTAAGGGTACATCCCTGGTACACAGTGATTATAAATCTAGAATAGGAACTCACAACTATTTTCTATCCCTATGCCTATCTTCTAATTACTCACAATACCCCAGGAGAGTGATTTTTACTCTCTGAAAACCATGCATAAAACATGATCAGATGAGCTTGCCTTGGGATGTATATTGTTAAATGCTCACTTGAAAGGCAATCCTGAAAATGTATGCACTGCGTTAATTCTCTCCAATAAATTATGCTTGAACTTTCAAAAATAGGCTACTCAGTATTTCAACAGAATCAGCAACtacttttgttttagaattaaagaatctaagaaataaaagacCTAGACAATAgttgaaattatatattatattaaaattatactaaTCATATTATAATTCCATTAATTAATTACACATTATAACAGCAGGAAATGTATTAGAAATAACCTGTAGCTTTGTCTAAACCTTGG from Suricata suricatta isolate VVHF042 chromosome 9, meerkat_22Aug2017_6uvM2_HiC, whole genome shotgun sequence includes these protein-coding regions:
- the PCLAF gene encoding PCNA-associated factor translates to MKFAVFPGSFVPSTPISQLRILALTLGAPRKTALAPPTWGGHESQATAKLMDGMGLSQALLLSSLDIGDWLWGDGAEPMGGASPENPWSARERDQYKLWREIRFWILAQLKHPRLESRLIALISSRLNMVRTKADSVPGTYRKVVASRAPRKVLGSSTSATNSASLSSRKVENKYAGGNPVCVRPTPKWQKGIGEFFMLSPKDSDKENRMPEEAGSSGLGKAKRKACPLPPDHTEDEKE